From a single Lolium rigidum isolate FL_2022 chromosome 7, APGP_CSIRO_Lrig_0.1, whole genome shotgun sequence genomic region:
- the LOC124679263 gene encoding cytochrome P450 86A4-like, producing the protein MESGTWAVVVAAVAAYLAWFWRMSRGLSGPRVWPVVGSLPGLLRHAEDMHEWIVANLRRTGGTYQTCIFAVPGLARRGGLVTVTCDPKNLEHVLKSRFDNYPKGPFWHGVFRDLLGDGIFNSDGDTWVAQRKTAALEFTTRTLRTAMSRWVSRSIHHRLLPILADAAAAKVHVDLQDLLLRLTFDNICGLAFGNDPETLARGLPDNAFASSFDRATEATLNRFILPECVWRCKRWLGLGMETTLASSMAHVDRYLAAVIKTRKLELADNHNDTTSASATPHDDLLSRFMRKGTYSDDSLQHVALNFILAGRDTSSVALSWFFWLVSTHPAAEHSIVRELCAVLAASRGAEDPASWLASPLAFEELDRLVYLKAALSETLRLYPSVPEDSKHVVADDILPDGTFVPAGSSITYSIYSAGRMKSVWGEDCLEFRPERWLSADGARFEPHDSYRFVAFNAGPRICLGKDLAYLQMKNIAGSVLLRHRLAVAPGHRVEQKMSLTLFMKHGLRMEVRPRDLAPILDDLHVAASTPAIAACA; encoded by the coding sequence ATGGAGTCCGGGACgtgggcggtggtggtggcggccgtGGCCGCGTACCTAGCCTGGTTCTGGCGGATGTCGCGCGGGCTGAGCGGCCCACGGGTGTGGCCGGTGGTGGGCAGCCTGCCGGGCCTCCTGCGGCACGCCGAGGACATGCACGAGTGGATCGTCGCCAACCTGCGCCGCACGGGGGGCACCTACCAGACCTGCATTTTCGCCGTGCCCGGCCTGGCGCGCCGCGGCGGGCTGGTCACCGTCACGTGCGACCCCAAGAACCTGGAGCACGTCCTCAAGTCCCGCTTCGACAACTACCCCAAGGGCCCCTTCTGGCACGGCGTCTTCCGCGACCTCCTCGGCGACGGCATCTTCAACTCCGACGGCGACACCTGGGTGGCGCAGCGCAAGACGGCCGCGCTCGAGTTCACCACGCGCACGCTCCGGACGGCCATGTCCCGATGGGTCTCCCGCTCCATCCACCACAGGCTCCTGCCCATCCTCGCCGACGCGGCCGCGGCCAAGGTGCACGTCGACCTGCaggacctcctcctccgcctcacctTCGACAACATCTGCGGCCTCGCCTTCGGCAACGACCCCGAGACGCTCGCCCGCGGCCTCCCCGACAACGCCTTCGCCTCCTCCTTCGACCGCGCCACCGAGGCCACGCTCAACCGCTTCATCCTCCCCGAGTGCGTCTGGCGCTGCAAGCGCTGGCTCGGCCTCGGCATGGAGACCACGCTCGCCAGCAGCATGGCGCACGTCGACCGCTACCTCGCCGCCGTCATCAAGACACGCAAGCTCGAGCTCGCTGACAACCACAACGACACGACATCCGCATCCGCCACACCACACGACGACCTCCTCTCCCGCTTCATGCGCAAGGGCACCTACTCCGACGACTCCCTGCAGCACGTCGCGCTCAACTTCATCCTCGCAGGCCGCGACACCTCCTCCGTCGCCCTCTCCTGGTTCTTCTGGCTCGTCTCCACCCACCCCGCCGCGGAACACAGCATCGTGCGCGAGCTCTGTGCCGTCCTGGCGGCGTCCCGCGGCGCCGAAGACCCTGCATCGTGGCTCGCGTCCCCGCTCGCCTTCGAGGAGCTCGACCGCCTCGTGTACCTCAAGGCGGCTCTCTCAGAAACCCTCCGCCTATACCCGTCCGTGCCGGAGGACTCCAAGCACGTCGTCGCCGACGACATCCTCCCCGATGGCACCTTCGTGCCGGCCGGCTCCTCCATCACCTACTCCATCTACTCGGCGGGGCGCATGAAGTCCGTGTGGGGCGAGGACTGCCTCGAGTTCCGCCCGGAGCGCTGGCTGTCGGCCGACGGCGCCAGGTTCGAGCCGCACGACTCCTACAGGTTCGTGGCGTTCAACGCCGGCCCGCGCATATGCCTCGGCAAGGACCTCGCCTACCTGCAGATGAAGAACATCGCCGGGAGCGtgctcctccgccaccgcctcgcCGTCGCGCCGGGCCACCGCGTCGAGCAGAAGATGTCGCTCACGCTCTTCATGAAGCACGGGCTCCGGATGGAGGTGCGCCCGCGCGACCTCGCCCCGATCCTCGACGACCTCCACGTTgccgcgtcgacgccggccatcgcGGCCTGCGCGTAG